In one Cloacibacillus porcorum genomic region, the following are encoded:
- a CDS encoding molybdopterin-binding protein produces the protein MKITTIPLEEAIGLPLAHDLTQIDAKNHKKSARFKKGQVITEADLETLRAMGRENLSIMEMSPGDVHEDDAARQLGEVLCGDNLRLTEPSEGRCNLVAESSGILWYLAETVNRVNQDPDWVLSALAPHRPVLAGQVVAGFRIRPLVMEDYRVERAVAAVRGSKPFTILPFMPLKVGLITTGKEIVDKKVEDAFRPKLLEKLSRLNGSLMGQRFCTDSLEQISEAIAAFLNEGADVVICTGGMSVDADDKTPGAIRSRCRKISFQGTPALPGAMLMLGWAASPEDGRDVAVIGAPACVAFDERTALDKLLPFVFAGIEPGDLVRRWGVGGLCEHCPTCHYPACSFAAGS, from the coding sequence ATGAAGATAACCACAATCCCGCTGGAGGAGGCCATCGGACTGCCGCTGGCCCACGACCTAACACAGATCGACGCTAAAAACCACAAAAAATCCGCCCGCTTCAAAAAGGGACAGGTGATAACCGAGGCCGACCTTGAAACTCTGCGCGCCATGGGACGCGAAAATCTCTCAATAATGGAGATGTCGCCCGGCGACGTGCATGAGGACGACGCCGCGCGCCAGCTCGGCGAGGTCCTTTGCGGCGACAACCTGCGCCTGACGGAGCCATCCGAGGGACGCTGCAACCTCGTCGCGGAAAGTTCCGGCATTCTCTGGTATCTCGCGGAGACGGTGAACCGCGTCAATCAGGACCCGGACTGGGTCCTCTCAGCCCTTGCGCCGCACCGCCCGGTGCTCGCCGGGCAGGTGGTCGCCGGCTTTCGCATCCGTCCGCTCGTCATGGAAGACTACCGCGTGGAACGCGCCGTCGCGGCGGTGCGCGGCAGCAAACCATTTACGATTCTGCCCTTCATGCCGCTGAAGGTCGGACTGATAACGACTGGCAAAGAGATCGTCGACAAAAAAGTAGAGGACGCCTTCCGTCCTAAGTTGCTGGAAAAACTATCGCGCCTCAACGGCTCGCTGATGGGTCAGCGATTCTGCACCGACTCCCTCGAGCAGATCAGCGAGGCGATCGCCGCCTTCCTCAATGAGGGAGCGGACGTCGTCATCTGTACCGGCGGTATGAGCGTCGACGCCGACGACAAGACGCCGGGCGCCATCCGCAGCCGCTGCCGCAAGATATCCTTCCAGGGGACGCCGGCGCTGCCGGGGGCGATGCTGATGCTCGGCTGGGCCGCCTCGCCGGAGGACGGCCGCGATGTGGCGGTCATCGGCGCTCCCGCCTGCGTCGCCTTCGACGAGAGGACCGCGCTCGACAAGCTGCTGCCGTTCGTCTTCGCCGGTATTGAGCCGGGAGACCTGGTGCGCCGGTGGGGCGTGGGCGGCCTCTGCGAACACTGCCCGACGTGTCATTATCCGGCCTGTTCTTTCGCCGCCGGCTCCTAA
- a CDS encoding Fur family transcriptional regulator, with the protein MDIEKILSGAGLRTTRQRRVILELLFRHGSPMSHSEILSMIDDHLDRVTLYRTLDTLKNSGIVHQVQGIDGVWRFCAHEQDLDGCPGDHPHFLCLSCGKMFCLPDQKMPRVTVPEGMQVEGKQLVVYGTCPDCAVQKSEEKEENK; encoded by the coding sequence TTGGATATCGAAAAAATCTTGAGCGGCGCCGGACTGCGTACTACGCGTCAGCGCAGAGTGATACTTGAGCTGCTTTTCAGACATGGCTCTCCCATGTCGCACAGCGAAATACTTTCAATGATCGACGACCACCTCGACCGCGTCACGCTCTATCGCACGCTCGATACGTTGAAAAACTCCGGTATCGTTCACCAGGTGCAGGGCATTGACGGTGTGTGGCGCTTCTGCGCCCACGAACAGGACCTGGACGGCTGCCCCGGAGACCATCCCCACTTTCTCTGTCTATCATGCGGCAAGATGTTCTGCCTTCCGGACCAGAAGATGCCGCGCGTGACCGTCCCCGAGGGGATGCAGGTAGAGGGAAAACAGCTTGTCGTATACGGCACCTGTCCGGACTGCGCCGTTCAAAAATCGGAAGAAAAGGAAGAAAATAAATGA
- a CDS encoding IclR family transcriptional regulator translates to MSAATISNIKCMAKVFELFFRYRLELSLSETVVQCEASEAQIKPILEKLTKREWLLFSKTKKTYRYGMKLLPFTREEILKAELVRQFTPIMKQLSIACNQSTMLHFLEGIKSVCIQKIDSKNSIHIATRIGGESPLHAGSSSRVLLAYAPEAVRVSVMSSPLKRYTPFTITSPEELSKSLFEIRRTRCCSSIEEINPGAGSVSCAILDEGNNLLAALSIIGTRFACETEGALWKALLLEAVKKVKLA, encoded by the coding sequence ATGAGCGCGGCAACGATTTCAAATATAAAATGTATGGCTAAAGTCTTCGAACTTTTTTTCCGATACAGACTAGAGCTTTCGCTTTCAGAAACTGTTGTGCAGTGCGAAGCGTCTGAGGCTCAAATTAAACCTATACTGGAAAAACTTACAAAACGAGAGTGGCTGTTATTTTCAAAAACAAAAAAAACATACCGCTACGGCATGAAATTGCTACCATTTACAAGAGAAGAAATACTAAAAGCAGAACTCGTACGACAGTTCACCCCGATTATGAAACAACTTTCCATTGCCTGCAATCAGAGCACAATGCTTCATTTTCTTGAGGGTATAAAATCTGTATGTATACAAAAAATAGACTCTAAAAATTCGATACACATTGCAACCAGGATAGGCGGAGAATCTCCGTTGCATGCCGGAAGCAGCTCAAGGGTCCTTCTTGCCTATGCGCCAGAAGCTGTACGTGTCAGCGTCATGTCGTCTCCTTTAAAAAGATATACTCCATTCACCATCACATCTCCTGAAGAACTTAGCAAATCCTTATTCGAGATACGCAGAACCAGGTGCTGCTCCAGCATTGAAGAAATAAATCCTGGGGCCGGTTCTGTATCATGCGCAATTTTGGATGAAGGTAACAACTTACTTGCCGCACTCTCGATCATCGGCACACGTTTTGCCTGTGAGACGGAGGGGGCTCTCTGGAAGGCGCTTCTTCTTGAGGCCGTCAAAAAAGTCAAACTGGCATAG
- a CDS encoding 2Fe-2S iron-sulfur cluster-binding protein, translating to MQCGYCTPGMLLSSKTLLDRNPHPTMDERRRPSQGTSAAARGMIKYLKL from the coding sequence ATACAGTGCGGCTACTGTACGCCTGGTATGCTTCTCTCCTCGAAGACGCTGCTCGACCGCAATCCACACCCGACTATGGACGAACGGAGAAGGCCTTCTCAGGGAACCTCTGCCGCGGCACGGGGTATGATAAAATATTTAAAGCTGTAA
- a CDS encoding IclR family transcriptional regulator, whose amino-acid sequence MRKFFDSIDTILTILEALENLEEAHSVRKIEELTGVPKSTVHRILQELTAIGWAYQDEEDKNYYIGLKFLSLANEWRVNLDMVKKIDPVLRNVVKRCGQSAFINIIDHERVVCLHKIESNRVVRITSIIGEEQLFHAGASARMLLAYAPEALVKKVLSQKLEAFTPFTVTDPELLREDLKQIREKGYCESVEEMDPGVAAISVHIDMCGTDLIMALTVAGTRFDYERDRDMWLSVLIEETKNLTTPR is encoded by the coding sequence ATGCGAAAATTTTTTGATTCCATAGATACGATATTGACGATCTTGGAAGCGCTTGAAAATTTGGAAGAGGCGCACAGCGTAAGAAAGATAGAGGAGCTTACCGGGGTACCGAAGAGCACGGTTCACCGCATATTGCAGGAGCTGACCGCTATCGGCTGGGCCTATCAGGACGAAGAGGACAAAAATTATTATATCGGATTGAAATTCCTCTCGCTGGCCAACGAATGGCGTGTGAATCTAGACATGGTGAAAAAGATCGATCCAGTGCTGCGGAATGTGGTCAAACGGTGCGGGCAATCCGCCTTCATCAATATTATCGACCACGAACGGGTGGTCTGTCTGCACAAGATAGAATCGAACCGCGTCGTAAGGATTACCTCGATAATCGGCGAGGAACAGCTCTTTCATGCCGGGGCCAGCGCTAGGATGCTTCTGGCGTACGCTCCGGAGGCGCTTGTGAAAAAGGTGCTCTCTCAGAAGCTGGAGGCGTTCACGCCATTTACGGTGACGGACCCGGAGCTGCTGAGGGAAGACCTGAAACAGATAAGGGAAAAGGGATATTGCGAATCGGTCGAAGAGATGGACCCCGGCGTTGCCGCGATATCCGTTCACATCGACATGTGCGGGACGGACCTGATCATGGCGCTGACGGTCGCTGGGACGAGGTTCGACTATGAGAGAGACAGAGACATGTGGCTATCCGTATTGATCGAAGAAACTAAAAATCTGACGACGCCTCGGTAA